AGGCAGTGTGTTTTTCAGAGAACCGATAGCTTTTTTAACCTCAGGCTTGGTTTGCATTGCTGCAGACTTAGGTAGCTCCTGAGAAATGCTACTCTTTAGGTGCAAATGTTGAATAGTTTTGTAGGCAGTGTGTTCTTGAGAGAACTGATACTTTTTTAACCAGTGAATTATGCATTGCATCAGAGTACGCAGATAACAGTTGTTGTCCAATCTTATATGTTTCCAAATGACTTTCACTTGAAAAATAGTAATTCTTCCTGTGTGCAGGTGGATGATGACAACACTGGTTGATTTTTATGTAAATATAGCAGCGATTTCGGTAAATCCTCTATCTCTGTGTATTTCTATTTCCTCGTTGCTAAGCAATTAGTTTGTCCAAATGCTATTTACAGAATGCATGTGATGTTTAGAATATTTGATATTATAACAGGTGACACACATTTTCCAAGGGTAGACTACTATATAGCTACCCTTTTTATTCAATAAATAGAACTATCGGGAAAAATATATCATGTCATTGATAGGATTCCTCGTGTCAAACTTGCAATTTTCAATAATTTCCTTCTACTGATTCACTGTGTTTTCCTTCACATCTGCCTGAAAATATATTCTGTAAATTCTCAAATGTGGTGCTATATCTGTAACTGCATTGCCTTTTCTTTGGCTCAAACATCGATGATTATACATGGGTTGTACTCAGGGATGAAAATAAATGGCAGTACAGNNNNNNNNNNNNNNNNNNNNNNNNNNNNNNNNNNNNNNNNNNNNNNNNNNNNNNNNNNNNNNNNNNNNNNNNNNNNNNNNNNNNNNNNNNNNNNNNNNNNNNNNNNNNNNNNNNNNNNNNNNNNNNNNNNNNNNNNNNNNNNNNNNNNNNNNNNNNNNNNNNNNNNNNNNNNNNNNNNNNNNNNNNNNNNNNNNNNNNNNNNNNNNNNNNNNNNNNNNNNNNNNNNNNNNNNNNNCACTCTATCTTAACTAATGTTATCGTTGACACCATTGTTTTTAAGGCGTCCCGCCTTGGACGCTTAGGCGATAAGGCGCCCCCCCAGCGCCTTACAAATATGCCCGCCTTAGGCGCTTAGGCGTCCGCCTTAGGCGCTTAGGCGTCGCCTAGGCGATAAGGCGCCCCCCCAGCACCTTAGgtcgccttaccgccttaaaaactATGGTTGACACATTGTTTGGAGATTGCACAGATTTGTATTGATCCTTAGATCCTTATGGCATATATATCACCAAGAAGACAACATTTTTGTGCGGCTAGCTTTGGAGAGAAGAGAAACTAGAGATTGGAATGTCAATGAATTTAATGTTTCTTTTTGCTGATATACATAACAGCCTTTATATGAGAGTACCTAAACAATTGAAGTAATTAATGCATAACATATCCAATTAATAAAGCTAACAATAATTGCAGCTTCAAGATGAGATGTGCAGTCCAGCTAACTAACTTGCCAACTCCCTAACCAAGCTAGGAGGCATATTGTTAAAAAAAGCGAGGAGATACTCTTCTATAACCATGTTTGCATGACATTTTTGCATCAATTCCTGCTTGTGCACGAAGTAGTAAATTGTCAAAGCCAGTATTTTTTCTGTTTCATTCAAACTAGCTATTCTGCTTGATTCACAGAGATTTTTTTTACGCGAAACAGCGAATTTACGGAGTCCACATTTTATATATGTAGACTTGAGGCGTTGCTAACATATCCAATCAATGCATCGAGACGCTTTCCTAGCGTTGTCTGAAAGGATGCTTGGTTCTGCAGGGATTGAGCACTGAATGTTGGCTTAGTTTTGCTATCGGTCTACAGAATGTGGACATAAACACTCTGTTTCCAACTTCTGCTAGAGATTGAACTGTTTCTTTCATTTATGATCTTTCAGACTTGGGTCGTCTACAAGGAAGGAAATTGGATTAGTTCTATCTTCTGGGTAGTACTGTTGGTTTGTTTCGGCAGGTATTCTTTTCTGCAAATAATCTATTATCCTCTGACTTATCATGGCTTGTTTCACAGTTCTGTTTGACTGGAGGTGTTCTATTCCACTTAATGTGACGTtattttttcttttactttttcagTGCCACTACATGTGCTTATATTGTTAGCAAGTTATTTGAGATAACATCTTCAGGGCTTTCCCAAAATCCGCTTGATCTTTTGTTGCTCAGGTATATAATCGAATTCTTTTCCATTATATGCATGATACGGATTCATTTGGATCAACTATTTTTTTTATATCATAATAGAGGATTTAATAACTGCAACTATGAAAAGAACTGCATTAATCAACAGTCGTTAACATTATATCGAAAATTCAATTTTAGCTTTGACGGTATTCCTTTGCATCATGGATTATTGATACTTATTCTGTTTATTTTGCTTGCATTAGACAATTCTTATGCCATTATTGTACACTGTGATGATAGTTTCTGAGCTCTTGTACTTATTCTGAACTTCTAGTTCCTTGTCCATGCAAATAAAGGAATATTAATAAATTATTTCAAGAAGACATCATTTCCACATTAAATGACTAGTTTTGTGTTATCTGAACAAAATGAGCATCTGGAGTCACCTTGTTGGTGCAATGCCTGCAAAATTCTAGTGTGCCACAGTTGCTCAGTACTTTTCACTGCATGAATAAGGAGGAATGAAGATGACTGCACTATGGCACGTCAAGTTGAAATGAAAAGAAACAAATTTTAGCTCTTCTATTTCGTGCTGACGCTTATCTCAAACTTAAACGGATTAGGCATCTCTTTTTTCAGGCAAGATAATCTACCCGAAAGGAAGTGTTCTTTTGTCGTCATCGGGAGAACTATTTTCAGCATTTTGGGCATACTCATGGCTGCACTTGTCACGTATACTGTCATTACAGATGGACTGCCTTTCAGGAAGGATTTGTTGACACCGTAAGTGAATATATTCATAATTCGCATCCGTCAGTTTCTTAGAACTGTGTTTTGATGTATTGTGTGTCCAGTTAGATGTAGCAGATAAAAGACTGAAGGTAGCAATCAGATACTAGACTACAGAACCTTAGAATAGACAAAAGTCCTAGATAGTTTCAAAACATAAAGTAAGCATGAGATATAGGAATCGTGCTAGAAGCACATCTATGCTGAAGTTGCAGTTAGGAGTTAATTTTAATGCTCACGTCCATGAGTACCTAGCTGTGTTACTCAGTAAGTTGTAACACAGTACTACCTGGCACTCACCATAGTTGTGGACAAGACTAGGAGTCCATCCACAAAAGAAAGAGAATCATTAGAGGCATGACCCAAGTAAATATTGTAATGGTACTCACATTTGTGAATATTTTCCATTGATTTAAAAATTTAGGTACTCCTAACTAGATATATTTTCTCATTCACTATGCAAACTCTGATTTTTTGGGTACTTTTGGTTGGATTACCTAATTTTACTGATGTTAACAATTGGAAAACTGAACTTCACAATTTTCTTGTGCACAGGTGGATGGCTGCAACCTTAATTGACTTCTATATAAATGTCTTTGCAATATCGGTGAGAAATCTTCAAATCTTAGTGGTTGTTCAAAGCAATTAGAGTTTACTTCATGGAGTTATACATACCTTAACCTGACTCACAAAAGTACATTTCTAAGGGAAGTTTCCAAACTACACATTCTGTGACATACCTGTCAAAATGGCACCCGTATTCTGTCAAAAATGAAAATAAGAATGGAACATACTAAATTCCTGTTTGAACCTTATCAGCAGGGTGAACATATAAGCAGCAATGGTAATATAGCGCCTACTGCTAGCTGACACTGCTAAAGTGGTATGGACAGGGCTAAGATACTTAGTCCCACACAGTGCTACTCTGTAAAGATGATGATCCATCACTTGCCCGTTTGGGTGGTGTGGCAGCTTCATCCCAAACACCAAATGGTAGAAATAACCATGTGTTGTTTCAACATGGATGCGCTCATATAGTCTGTTGACTTGAATAGATAGTCACTGTTTGGTGTTAAGGTGTATCAAAGAAAGTGTACTTTTTTTAGTCTTTTCTTTCTCAAAATTGCTGTTTGTGGCAGTTTCGCCAAAGCATACATAGCTTCATGTCTTCATAAATGCACTGTCATTCATATTTCAGCTTGTGCAGCGGATGAAATAATGTTTTCCCTATTAAAACTACTAGTATTGGTTCTGTTGTTATTTGGGTTGCCCATTAAACTTGGTTCTAAATCCTGATCATGCGATGGTATTTAGTTCATGTC
The sequence above is drawn from the Triticum aestivum cultivar Chinese Spring chromosome 7A, IWGSC CS RefSeq v2.1, whole genome shotgun sequence genome and encodes:
- the LOC123148071 gene encoding uncharacterized protein isoform X4 encodes the protein MPAAGALVVYRAVFAALGCLMVGTLVYTCITDGSPFRAELLTPWMMTTLVDFYVNIAAISTWVVYKEGNWISSIFWVVLLVCFGSATTCAYIVSKLFEITSSGLSQNPLDLLLLRQDNLPERKCSFVVIGRTIFSILGILMAALVTYTVITDGLPFRKDLLTPWMAATLIDFYINVFAISVWVVHRESTWISAVIWICLLICFGSITTCGYIVVQLLQVSYQDPVYHLLLNSHSKKI
- the LOC123148071 gene encoding uncharacterized protein isoform X1, with the protein product MPAAGALVVYRAVFAALGCLMVGTLVYTCITDGSPFRAELLTPWMMTTLVDFYVNIAAISTWVVYKEGNWISSIFWVVLLVCFGSATTCAYIVSKLFEITSSGLSQNPLDLLLLRQDNLPERKCSFVVIGRTIFSILGILMAALVTYTVITDGLPFRKDLLTPWMAATLIDFYINVFAISVWVVHRESTWISAVIWICLLICFGSITTCGYIVVQLLQVSYQDPVYHLLLNSHSKYGAAPSQSENSLKGDMFLVHNNVPSVHKGATIKGIPE
- the LOC123148071 gene encoding uncharacterized protein isoform X3; this translates as MPAAGALVVYRAVFAALGCLMVGTLVYTCITDGSPFRAELLTPWMMTTLVDFYVNIAAISTWVVYKEGNWISSIFWVVLLVCFGSATTCAYIVSKLFEITSSGLSQNPLDLLLLRQDNLPERKCSFVVIGRTIFSILGILMAALVTYTVITDGLPFRKDLLTPWMAATLIDFYINVFAISVWVVHRESTWISAVIWICLLICFGSITTCGYIVVQLLQVSYQDPVYHLLLNSHSKYGAAPSQ
- the LOC123148071 gene encoding uncharacterized protein isoform X2, whose translation is MPAAGALVVYRAVFAALGCLMVGTLVYTCITDGSPFRAELLTPWMMTTLVDFYVNIAAISTWVVYKEGNWISSIFWVVLLVCFGSATTCAYIVSKLFEITSSGLSQNPLDLLLLRQDNLPERKCSFVVIGRTIFSILGILMAALVTYTVITDGLPFRKDLLTPWMAATLIDFYINVFAISVWVVHRESTWISAVIWICLLICFGSITTCGYIVVQLLQVSYQDPVYHLLLNSHSKYGAAPSQKI